GTTGCTCGAAGTTATAACCGTCAAGTGAAAGAAAGATGCTTCAGTGTACGAGAGTTGGTTTTGAAGGTTATTTTGCCAATGGAAAAGAAGTCGAGAGTTCTTGGCAAATGGTCCCATACTTGGGAAGAGCCTTTTCAAATAATCGAATTATATTCTGGAAATGCATATCAGATCAAAGATATTGAATCTGAAAATGTAATTAACTCAGTAAATGGAAAGTATTTGAATTAATATCATTGTTtgttgaattaaaattaaaatgcataagTCTGAAAATAAAAGGATGTCATTACAAATATGGATGTCCTAGGGTGGAGAAATATAAGGTGTTAGAAGTCCTGCCAAGTCAGAATACAGTTGAATTCTCTCACTGTCCAGGGCTGAGAGTATTTCAGTTTGCTCATACTCTTCATGTTGAGCTTTTTCGAGTTGCCTCATGCATTCTTTTTGTTTGGTCTCAATGGTGTAAATCTCTTTGAAGAGTTTTTGTTGCTTGCGTCGAGCAGTGGCCATATGTAGCTCTATGTCAGCTTTTTCTCTTTCGAACCTTGGCAAGCCTCTCGTTGATCTGAGTCAATTCTGCTTcgaattcctcttcttctttaTCATAGTGGGATCGAGTAGTAAAGGCTTGAGAGATTCTTAGATTAAATTCTTTTCAAGAATCTTTCATTGGTCGAAGAGCTGTGTTACATTCCTCTGTTTCAATGTTGATTGTGTTGCTTTATCCTTAATCTCTTGCAATTTATTCTGGGTAGCAACATAATCATTGGTGACCTTTATGAATTTCTTGACTATGGTAGAATGTTGGGCTGGAACCTAAAGTTCAAGAGAGAAACCTAGAATTTCAGAAAGAATCGGATTCAAGCCTGGTGAATTGGTCCATTCAAGGGGAGAATATGACAGGAGTTTGAGAAAAGTCAATAATTGGTTTTGAGCATTTTAATTTAGCTCAAGAGGAAGTCCAGATGTTGAAGGACCTGCAGGTGTTGGAGTGGAGATAGGCACCTTGTCTTCTTGAACAACTTGGTTCAAGATATTAACCAATCCAATTAAATCAGTATCAGTAGGTTGAGGGATCATGCCAAGGGTTTCAGAAGGTGGATCCAGGTCATGAGAAGTTGAAATTCCAGCATCTCTGGGTGGATTGAGAGATTTTTGTGGTGAAGAAATAGTTTCTGGAATTTGGGTAGGTGAATCAGATTCAGGAGCAGTGGTTTCTGGTACTCGAGAAGGTGAATCGGAATTGGATTCTGGGATTTGAGAGGCGGAGTCAGAGTCAGGAGCTACATGAGATCCAGTAAAAGCCCCAGCCTGAACTGATGAAAGAGGGTGAtcgtgattagtttagtcaagctaacattgagtgatttgagtgacaattgaagccaacagaatgtaaatgacaaggaaaattaaagtgcagaaagtaaattgcattgaaacttaaagagcaagaaatgtaaattgcaagaatcttaaaatgcaagaaatgtaaattgcatgaaattaaaagggagtgggtgctggaaattaaaagaaagcagtagattcaacagatttggaaaatcactttaaaatcaaaacagagagcaacttggctcaattgcaaaatctaaatgagaggttgaagatctcaggggttggatgagactagagaccaagtctagatctcaattccttccttgatccaacagacaataattgcagaagaaaatagagaagaaagcagtaaagagagttttgattcaaatcacaattcactgaaattatgctgacaagtaaacagagagaattctcatggcgagattgaaacagaatttcttcaattctcaacccaagattcaaaaacaaagaaaagaaaatttaaagagaGCTCTTGAATCCTCGTGCTCCCTTCTGGAGCCAGCCTCctcacaaatatgaaaatgatgccttatataggctttacaaaatggaaatgaaaatgaaattaaaaacaaattacaattaaatgaaattcctattttatctatttttggggctaacttcatgcctccaggttcaatttcacttattcctctcttcactcctagccattcctctttacttcaacctttctccaagctttcttcacctatcattaatcaaccaaacacatcaaagctatgctcaaaatcatgagatattcattctttcataatatgtgacaattttagcataaaacctcatgaaatagcatgaattcatacatggttgattaaatcaaaggaaacatgaaaatctacccaattggcttgcttatggctcaagaaagtgcataattcaattaaaaacaaaagaaaaaggctagttaaaataggctaagatgacttgtcatcacagggGCAAGAGAAGAAGAAGTTGATTGAGCCGTAGTTTCAGCCTGAAATAAGCACATAAAACTGTTGAGCACAGTTTGATAGACTTAATACATTCGAAAAGACAAAATAAATTTACCAGAATGATTTGTCTTCTTCTTCGAATCAATTGGGAAGCTGGGTcagcttcatcatcatcatccgagtcTAGAGAGGCAGCAGGGAGGTTTTGGATTAAGGGTTCATTATCTTCAGAAGAGCTTTTGCTTGATGATTGTACCTGTAACTAAGGAAAGAATTGGGATCAAGACAGGTTTAAACAAATATAATTTCAAAGAATTCAATTGAAATATATACTCTTCTGGAAGTTCTCGAGGGAGTCCGTTGACTCTTTCTCTGAGGTTGTCTCGAAAATGAAGTggttttggcttttcttttcaaAGACTTTTTTGGAGAGCCTTCAGCAATAGATGCAATTCGAGTGGCAGAATTTCTGATTTCCTCAAAGATGCAATTGTACTTAGAGAAGTAAGCAGTCCACCAATCGAAGCAAGATTTGGTAATAAATGAACTACGCTCATAAACAAGATGATGGTAGCCCATTTTTTGTTGTTGGTTCGAAGAAAGATAAACGTCAAGTGCTTCCTTCGAAACCAGGTTGATATGACAAAGAGGCTTGTTATTTTTGGGGAGTGGAAATGGAATCGCCTGAGAAAAACCTAGTTGTCTGGATGCATAATGAGGAGCATAAAGAGTGGCCTTGAAATGCTCTTTTTTGTATTGTGGTAGCCCTATTGGGATCACTTGGACAGCTAGCAAGTTTGTCCAAGTCCTATTGGTAATTTCGTCCTCTTGATTATAATTGGGAAAGAGAAGACGTTCAAGCCAGGCAGGACCGCAATTTCGACATAACAAGGGAGTGAAATTGAGATCATCATTATTAAAGTTTTTACAGGAATGGAAAAGAGAGAAAACAACCCAGAATTGATCTTCGTCTGATTGAGTTTCTGGGAAGTGTGGCTTGAAAGTAGCCAATTGAAAGCCCTCAATGTGTTGCTTATCAGATGTTCTGTCTCCAAGAGTTatcatgaatttttcgaaaatggcGTTCAGCCAGAGTTGGAGAAGCCAGAGAGGACCTCCCGTACTTATCAGAAAATTCTTTCGAAGGCAATTGACAAATTGGCCTAGTTCTTTGGAAATGTGCCCTAGAAGTAACTTAGCCAAATTGAAGTTATTCCCCTCATGCAAAAGGGCAGCTAGGGGATAGAAAATCTTCTGCATTTGAACATTTCGAGAGCAGAAAACTATGGCGTttaaccaataaaataaaaatgccaCGTGTTCATCGTCCGTTACAGGTTCATTGTCTGCACCCATATGGTGAGCAATAAATTCACTGTAAGAAGTCATAGAACCTATCTTGTATTGTCGCTCAGGTTGCATATCAGAAGTAAATTCAGGGGAGCTTATTGGAAGCCCTGTGATGGCAGCCACATCAAGGAGTGACATACCAAATATCTTGCAAGGAAGGTGAAAGTTGTTGGTGGTTTTGTTCCAGAAATGAGTCACAGCCCCAATCATACAAGGATGTGTCAAGGGGGCAAAGTGAGAGAGTCGAAGGAGATATTGAATTCCAAGAGCACCCAAGGCAGCATTTTTCTCTGCTGTGAGATGTCTGTGCCAAGCCATAAAATCAGTTCCTCGTGGGGCAATTTTAGGGTTGTTTCTAAAGGCTTTTTGAGGGTTGGTGAAGAAAGAGATATCGAGGTCCTGATTAATTAGTAAATATTTCCCTTGGGCGCTAGGAAAGAAATGAAGCCGTTTGTTTGCTCTTTCTAAACTGTCAATAAGACCGATAAAACAATGAGTTTCGCCACCTACAGTGAAGAGGATAAGGATTCTTGGATAATCTATTTGAAGTTGAGGGTCCTCAATGATCTCATCATTAATTTGATTCAATATGTGCAAAGATGGAGGAGCTGGTTACTATGTCATTGGACTCTTGCCCTTATCTTGAGCAGCAATTTAAGAAGATGAGGCAGCCATTGATGAACAAAGAGAAAAGTGAGAGATGAAAAATGACAGTTATGGAATGGAATAGAATACAAGGTTTCAGGAAGCAAGGATTCAAGAAAGGAAAATTAATGGTGTGAAGTTTAATTTAAATAGGGTTTACTTCCTGACCGTTGTTACAGAAAAGATTCAAATAGAAAAGAGGTAACTTTGCAAAGAAGGCGAAGTGGTGGAGAGAGAGATTGTGAATCGTGAGAGACGTGTCAAACGGGTCAAAATTAATGGAGAAAGTAAATGGAAATTATGGCTAATTAAGGTAATCCTCATTAAACCATGGTTAAAGACTAAATTAGGATTAAGTGTTTTGTCTTCCGAGGAGTGACTTCGAAAACAAACATGTTAATCCTAGGGAGCAATTTGTTAgtcaaaaaataattatttttgaagaATGAGTTGAGTCGACATGTTAACAAAGCTTCGAAATGGAAGTAGAGATCGAAAGGGATGTACTTGAAGGCATCGAGTGGGAAACTATTTGGCAACGGTTTCGATTGGCATGATAAATCAAGCAGTTACCCGAATGAGGAAGATCTAAAGTTTTCAAATTAGAAGGATTTCAGTAACTGTCACACGTTTGGGCAAAATAGAGGGAACGGTTACCCAAACTTTCGATCACGAGGGTGCACTATTTCATTAATGATCGGTTATGAAAAAAGTTATAAATAGTAGAAAGTATTAAGGCTCAAGGGTTGGAACTTTTCCtcagaaatacactcaagcacactcatatcCCAGCGAATTTCTGAGTCTGCGTTCGAGTTTGATTTCTGTAGGGTTTCTTCCATgtctttatcttttcaatttacaaTTTCAGcaaactttacttttcttgttcaatTTAAATTTAAAGCACCTTTAAATTTTATTGTTGGATTTACATTTTAGTACTTTTAATCTTCATGTCAAAAGTTCTTTGATTCAATGAGAGGCATTTTTATCGCTTTATTTAAATTCATTACAAACTTTTTCGATTTCAGTCAGTTTATCTTCCGAAAGTCTTATTTTACACCCTTTAaacctcttttcttttttaatgCTTGTCTAATTCGAGGACCTTTGATGCACTGATAGTGAAACTGATACCtgcaaaagaggagtaggtttcgctcccaaaccattagaatcgaaccaccatcttcaactataaaataaaaaaattctcaaaaataaaagataaaaaaaaacacacaaaatttaaaattcccaAAACACTTTCTTAATAATTCTCTCTTactttcttcattctttcaaaAATCTTCTTCATTCCTCTTAACAATGAAATTAGATCCGTTGAAAACATTTTAAAGCAATGAAATTTTTTAAATACTTGGcctttcaaagcaataaaaattgaAAGGattataattcaaaattctttctaAACTAGAGTCGTTATGTTGTTGTTCAACATAGCCATGGCATGTTTATGATGATGGCAAACTAAACTGTACTGAAAAACATGTATGAGCAACAAGAAAAAACAAATACCAAAATGCAAACATAACGTAATTATCATGAATTAATACATGTGTATGTCGTGTGAAATAACTTTTCAGTTGGTCTACAAAAATGATGGATAATAAATacttaaatagatataattagttAATACGgacaatgaaaaatatttttgaaaaaaattaagtcaatttatttaattttatttaataataataaaatatgtcATAAAAAATAACTTATTCTTTAATTTAAAGAGGGTTGGATataattcaaacaaaaaaaacTATGCAAAAATTTTGTCAAAGGCAACATCATTACTGCGTTCCTCATTACATAATTATGCATTAACAACTTCTAGAAGATGTTACAGCACCTTCCACTCTTGCAGCACAACGTATATACCTTTGCCAAACTTCTAGAACACATTATTATAGTTGGAGTACATTCAAACTAACACACATACATATATTTTACAATAACGTAGTAGACTTAATACTCGCTATATATGCAAGGAGACACACTTTCAACATCATAAGGAGGGCATTACTTACATGTCATCTTTCAGGCCGCTGAATTGAGGTACCCAAATAACATCATCAGTGGCAAGAAAATGACAAATGGGAGTGGTTCCAGGCTTAGTATTAAgcatcttgaaggcaacattatTTGATGGCCAGTGAGCAGTATCGGTGTGACAAACTACTATTGCTTTAAGTTTTGTTCCATCATTAGTTGTCATCAATGGGACGCTATAAGACCTTGTATCTATTTTGTGGCAAAAAAACACAGCATATGGGTAATTCATTTTGTGGCAAACCATTGctttttcaccatttttctttACTCCTTCCGCCACAGTGTACTGCCGATCTTGTGTTTCCCTTTCGAATTCAGTTGAAAGTAGCCTTATGTTTTTTCCAAGTTTTGAAACCGCGAAATGGAGTAGGGACTCTAAAGAAGTTGCACAATATCTTTCTTCTCCGTGTATAGTAGGGCCCTCGCAAAGCGCAAGTGTTTTTTTCATTGATTCGGCTTCGGTTGACTCAGCTTCTATGTTAAAGCGGTTGAAGATCTCGGGGAGCCTGTTGCTAGAAAATGGAATGGCCTTTGCGATTGTGTCCGGTAAGAAAGTGAACTCATCCGAGGTCTTTATACGTCCTAGGATGAGTTTTTTGCCGGGAAGAAGATCATGCTCGAAGAAAAATGCGCCATTGGGTATCgtaggtttgttacttgtgagatGGTCACTATATTTGTTGGGGAAAAACAACGGAAATGTTTTATTAAAGTCTTCGCTCTCTTTGCCGTGATCATAAACTGTCTTGGATTTGTCGCCATCATGATGAAGGTCGAACAAAAAGACGCCAATTGGTATTTTGAGTTTACTGCTTGTGGTTGCTTGTTGCTTAACATGGGCGCTTTCCCTTCTCATCCAATCCCAATTTCCTTAAAGTTGAAACCAATCAAATAAAGTGTGAATAGTTTGCATAATTAGCTTCTTCCATTTAGAGAGTTTATAATGATAAAGACTCAAAAACAAATTAGTTTTGCAtattttaagaatttaattttaacgTAGTGTTAATCTAAAATAAATTTGTACATGTATCTAATTATATAATTACACATTactaaatataattatattttacttaACAGCATAANNNNNNNNNNNNNNNNNNNNNNNNNNNNNNNNNNNNNNNNNNNNNATAATAACatctatataattttaaatataaatataattttgaagaagtcaccaaaaaaaatataactttgaagaaaagagagagaagtgttcatataataataaaaaaaagtaattaatgAATAAAATGACACATAACTTTTTTAAAAGAGCAACCAACTTTGATTGGTTGAGTGAATcaactcactcgtccgcttaaataAGTATTAAGAGTTTGAATTCTATTTTGTATTTGTAGTAATTCATTGAccataaataaaacttaaatatacaataaattaGTACTTGACTTAATGAATTAAGAGTTATcatgagaaacaaaaaaaaatgtttcaaagagttttttttttaaagaactaTATTTAAAATATGGAGGGTTACAAGGCCAACTTATTTGATAATTAAGTTCAACCAAATTGAACCAAATTGATTCAATAGTTTAAggatgaatttttttattttaccaatTTTCACATTTAAATGAATTTGTCACAACACTATTTTGTTTTTGAACACATTTTTTATCCTTATAGAAAGAATGGTGTAAGCTATCCAATCCATTGTCGAATCAGTTTGATTGAGTATTCAGTATCGTATTGTCAAAATACgatctaacccaattggaatacCTTCCTTAATCACTCACattatgataattttttttgcaGTTATCATACGAAACCAAGATTGATTAAGAAAGCTCAATGAATCTTGAGCAGTAGCAGAGAAGAAATAGAATGAGAAGAGAACAATTTCACTTATTAATTGAGAATGAAATTTATAATGAATGGGCATTGGGCAGTGCCTTTTCAACACAAATCTGCTAATATATACATTGACCGAAGCAAGTCTATAACCACCTTTCCACAAATAACTTGCATAATAGAATTTTAACTAACTATTGTTAATAACCACTCTTAAGAGTGTCATCTATATACTCAATATCCTCCTTCAAACTGAGATTTAGTCTTGGAACAACTCTCAATTTGTACCTTATTTTTTCAAAGTAGtgataaattcaaaaaattttaactgttggaataaaaatatataatataataataatttttataataaaaatattatgtgtatATAAAATCAGTTGTCAAattatctattaattattatgtatttgtatgtaaatatatatattatttaattcatttttaatgtgtattttatattttaatatatattctttacATGTGGTTATtttttagggataagtattgttttggtccctaacgttgagggtcagaatcgaaactgCCCCCAACGtaatttttgatttagaattatcatttaacgtttttttttcgtattaaaatcgtccttttaacttTTTCTGGACAAAAAAGCCCTCCACTATCACCAGCAACTttacctccaccaccaccaccagcacatTTACCTCCACCGCAAAAAAATAACATCAATAaaatcaacacaaattcaacaaatccaggaataaaaaattcaacaaatcaacacaaattcaacaaccaaatcaacacacaacaacaataaaatcagaaaacaacaaatcaaaattaGAAGCAGAGGCAGTCACAGAAGTAGAAGTAGAGGCAGTCACAGAAgcagatgtagaagaagaagaacccgaagcagaagaagaagaagcagaagaaaaagcagattaagaagaagaagcagatgcagaacCACCGGTGCTTGGCCACCCATCACCAGCAGCAGTGACAGAGCATGAAGCAGAAGAAGAAACAGATTCAGAAGAAGAAGTAGATACAGAACCACCGGTGCTTGGCCACCCATCACCAGCAGCAGTGACGGAGCgtgaagcagaagaagaagcagattcAGAAGAAGTAGATGCAGAACCACCGGCGCTTGGCCACCCATCACCAGCGGCGGCGACGGAGCGTGCGAGGACCGGCGACGCACTCCACCCTCGGATCCCTCTCTCTCCTCGGCCACCCATCACCCGCAGACCGGCGACGGAGCATGCGCGGACCAGCTCAGCCTCGgatccctctctctctccttcacgCGCCGCCCTCCTCGCGTCGGGCTCCTCTTCCCGGCGACGCACTCCACGGCGGCAGAAGCATGCATGAACGGTCCTCCCCTCCACCGGCGCTCCCTCTCTCTTtcccctcttctcttctcccccgTCGCagcccctctcctttcttttttcttctggCGACGGCGACGGCAGCTCCAAGCTTCGTCGGCGCCGTCCCCtccccccttccccttcccccNNNNNNNNNNNNNNNNNNNNNNNNNNNNNNNNTTACTTAACAATACAATCGAAATATCTGTCTTTCTATATATGTCAgtaaacaattatttaaaaatttacttcTCATACAATTAGAAACCAAATTTTATTGATAATTTATAGTTGAgaaaattcttttaattaatgcAGTTGctacagaaaaaataaataatactctTTTGAGTCTATTTCtaagaaaaaaatacaaattttatttaaattgagaAATGATCCTTCTAATAAACATTTAATATAAAATTCTTAAAttgataaatattattatcatatactattaaaaaattttaaattataatggAATGCTTGCCTCCACAATCATACACGTCCGTCCCTGCTCAAAAGAAACTGCTGACAAAAAACTGCTGACAATAGTTTTGTCAATATGTCAGCAATTTACTCATTTCCAGGTATATTTACAACTTATAGAGCACTTTATCTTGGATGAATTGAATGTCAATATGAAAATGCTTGGTTTTGTAATGTAATACCAGATTGACAGTTAAAAGAATTGTGCTAAAGTAGTCACAAACTATTACAGGAGATGTTGACAAAGCCACCTTCTATTCTAGTAGCATGTTATTGAACCACACAATCTCAGCTTTACAATCTATTAAGCTCCGAAATTCAGCTTTCGTTGAGAATATACTAATAGTGGTTTATTTCTTATAAGACCAAGAAAGTAAATTAGCTCAAGATAAACGCAAAATTCAGACATACATAGATCTCCAATCCTCAAGATCCGAAACCATAGCCGAATATGAGAAcctataaagtctgaaatctTGGAATTTTTGGAAGACTAAATCCTACTCTTTTGTGCCTAAAGATATCTTAGAATTTTTTTAACAACATCCAATGTAACAATCTTGGATCATGTATGAATTGACTGACTTTACACAGTGTATATAACAAGctactaaaaaaaaaaagttgaatagCATCGAATTTACCGTTGAATTTAATTTCGGAGGTTAGCGACGGCTTTATCGATGGATTTTGTAACAAATTCGTCAAATAAAAAACTTACTGTTGGATTCAGTTTTTTAACGGTAAATTTATCGGtaacaaataaaggaaaaagTGAAATAATTGGCTTCACAATTACCCTCAGATTTAGGGTCGTTTTTTCTTATGGTAAATATAATTAGTTGAACACAGCATTTTATCCACTCGCTGATATGAAGATAAATTTGACGGTAATGTTATCCTAAATTCAAATCGATAAAATCCTCTCCCTCATTTCAAATTACACACACTTTCTCTTCTCACCCTCTTCTCTCTCACactctctctctaaccctctcGTCTCTCACTCTCATCGTCCTTGGTAGCCCCGTCTCATCATCTTGCTAGCTTTCCGTCGTAGTTCATGTGTTGCCGCTCTCCTTGGTCTTCTTGTTGCCGGCTCAGTCAAGAAGAAACAAAAGCAACCGCAATTGCCACCTTTGGTTTGGACCTTGTTGTCTTCTTGCTTCATCGCCTCCTTTACGCTGGTTCCATCGTTGAGCCACTATGGTGAGTTCCTGGCTACATTCCCCTATTTTTTTCGATGTAGTTCACATTCCACACTTCACATATttttgcattctttttaattaattaattaatttgtcaTTTTACTATAAATCATCACTgaaatttaatcaatttttttattaattgaatagTATTGTTGAAGGGTTGTTACCAtaattttaactaaattttttagGTTTATGTCTTAAGAATAAAGAGTTCCTATTTAAAAAATCTTAGCCTCTAATTGTAACGATGAAGTTGATTTAGGTGTGGTTGTATTGAACTTTAGcctgttaattttttttagttatgtaTTGGGTTATAATTTGATAAACTGAGTAACTAATTAATGATATTGATTatgaatttattaatttttattgttgcTGATTATAACTTGTTTATATTTGCTGATTATAATTTGTTGATATATTTTTATTGAATCTGTCATAATTTAATTTCTGTTGATTATTGTTAAATCTGTCATAATATTTAATCTCTGttgattattatttaattttaaattttacaaaatttatcaaaaatttaataccaaaattttttaataacaacacagaaatttcttaattttgaccCCAAAATTTTGCTATAAAAACACATAAATCTTTTCTTTAatactgtattttttttttagtattgttctttctttttttctgttgctctttttttttttaggagCATTGCTTTTTATATTGGACTTGAATGAACATGTTTATActgttgaatgaatgtaggttcataCTTATTGGATTGAATTCttgttagaaataaaaataacaccaaaatttatttaaaatgacaCTAGAATTTAAATACAATGATACAGAATATAAAAGGTAAATTACACACAAAAAGATCACATTAATTCTATAAAATGAAATAAGATAGtaccaaaattatttaaaattgacACCATAGTTTAGTAACAtggcataaaaaaattaaaattttataaaaatattacacATTCAATGAATGCCTAtctcatataaaaaataatataaaaattttaaaaataataccaaaatatCTTTACTCTAATACTGAAATTTTAAACTAAATGATGTGATAGAACTAAAAACTTATTTTAGAAGACTTGAGTTAAAGATTCATAAATTTTAATAGAAAAGAGAATAAGTGAAAATATATAGATAACGTAGCGAAATTAAATCGAACAAGTGCAAAAATTCGAAAGAAAATGAACAATGACATTTACGTATAAGAAGAAGACGTATCTGATATATAAAACAACACTTAAATTTCTAAAGCGTAATATCGAAATGTCTTCACTCTATTACCAAACTTTTTAACTAAATAATGTGATGGAACTAAGAATTCATTTTATGACTATTTGAATAGCAGATTtacaaattttgataaaaaaaatagaataagtgAAAAAATCAGTagataataaaacaaaattaaatagaacaAGTGCAAAAATTCGAAAGGGAATGAAAAATGTTATTTACGTATAAAAAGATCACAATGATGACGATGAGAATAATGATACGATTACGATGATACGATGATGATAAaggagaaaagggaagaaaaagaagaactcaaatgaaaaaaaaa
The DNA window shown above is from Arachis ipaensis cultivar K30076 chromosome B08, Araip1.1, whole genome shotgun sequence and carries:
- the LOC107613273 gene encoding unknown seed protein USP, with the translated sequence MLYITSILNKMESSRLLPLSALFCIAILGSHVHASLPAEDYWQTLWPNTPMPKAFKDLLLQPGNWDWMRRESAHVKQQATTSSKLKIPIGVFLFDLHHDGDKSKTVYDHGKESEDFNKTFPLFFPNKYSDHLTSNKPTIPNGAFFFEHDLLPGKKLILGRIKTSDEFTFLPDTIAKAIPFSSNRLPEIFNRFNIEAESTEAESMKKTLALCEGPTIHGEERYCATSLESLLHFAVSKLGKNIRLLSTEFERETQDRQYTVAEGVKKNGEKAMVCHKMNYPYAVFFCHKIDTRSYSVPLMTTNDGTKLKAIVVCHTDTAHWPSNNVAFKMLNTKPGTTPICHFLATDDVIWVPQFSGLKDDM